The nucleotide sequence GTCGAACGGGGTCGGAATCAGGTATTCCGCGCCGAATTCGAATTTTTTACCGTAAGCGGCAACCACTTCTTCGGTTACCTCTTCCATTGCCAAATCTGCCAAGGCGTACACGCAGGCGCGTTTCATTTCTTCGTTGATGGTCGTCGCGCCGACATCCAACGCGCCGCGGAAGATGAATGGGAAGCACAATACATTGTTCACTTGATTCGGGAAGTCGGAACGGCCGGTGCCGATGACCACGTCAGGACGGGTTTCTTTTGCCAGCGGCGGCAGGATTTCGGGATTCGGGTTTGCCATGGCGAACACGATAGGCTTGGCGTTCATGGTGTTCAACATTTCAGGCGTCAGCAGGTTCGCGCCGGAGAGGCCCAAGAAGATGTCTTTGCCTTTGACGGCATCGGCAAGTACGCGTTGACCGTTGTCTTCAATGGCGTAGAACTGTTTGGACTCGTCCATGCGGTCTTTATCTTCGCGGGTTTTGTAAATCACGCCTTTGGAGTCGCAAACGGTTACGTTTTCGCGTTTCAGACCCAAATCGAGCAGTTGGTTCAAGCAGGCAATCGCAGCCGCACCCGCGCCGGAGCAAACCAAAGTCGCTTCTTCGATTTTACGGCCGGTATAGCGCAGGGCATTCAATACGGCGGCGGCGGTGATGATGGCGGTACCATGTTGATCGTCGTGGAATACGGGGATTTTGCAGCGTTTGCGCAATTCGCGTTCAACGTAAAAGCACTCCGGCGCTTTGATGTCTTCGAGGTTGATACCGCCGAAAGTCGGCTCCAGTGCGGCGATGATGTCCACCAGTTTTTGCGGGTCTTTTTCATCGATTTCGATGTCGAATACGTCCACACCGGCGAATTTTTTGAACAATACGCCTTTACCTTCCATCACAGGTTTGCCTGCCAATGCGCCGATGTCGCCCAAGCCCAAAACGGCGGTACCGTTGGAAATCACAGCGACCAAGTTGCCCTTGGCGGTATATTTGTACGCATTTTGCGGATCGGCATGGATTTCCATACAAGGAGCCGCGACGCCCGGCGAGTACGCCAAAGCCAAGTCTTTGGACGTGGCTAGCGATTTGGTGGGGGTAACGGAGACTTTACCCGGCACGGGGAATTCGTGAAATTTCAGTGCGGCTTCTTTTAATGAGTTTTCCATTTTTCGATCCTGTTGCGAGAGAGATGTTGAGACGAGGTCGTCTGAAACGTTGGTTTCGGGACGTTTGCCGCTACAAAATCATTTATTAATAAATAAACCTATTTTGTAACGGGCTGTAATTCTATCATGTTCCCAATACGGCGCATACCGCTATTTTCTATCTGAAACAGCTAATTTTGAGGCAAAACATATACTTTCAGACAACCTTCATTCGGTTTTAAATATCTATGCCAAAACTGCGCGCCAACGCATGTTCGATATCTGCCCTTACCTCTTCCAAACTCCGGTTGCTGTCAATGATTGCATAGCGTTCGGGATGCGCGGCGGCGCGTTCGAGATAAACAGCACGCACTCGGGTGAAAAAATCCGCCTTCTCCTGCTCGAAACGGTCTTTCTCGCGCGTCTGTCCGATACGCGCCATCGACACTTCCAGCGGCACATCCAGCAGCAAAGTCAAATCAGGACCAAACCCGCCCTGCACCCAATTTTCCAGCGTTTCAATATCCTGAAGGGGCACGCCGCGCCCACCACCCTGATACGCGAAAGTCGCATCGGTAAACCGGTCGGAAACGACATGAATGCCGTCCGCCAGCGCAGGCAGGATAACGTCTTCAAGATGCTGCTGCCGCGCGGCAAACATCATCAAAGTCTCCGCGCGCAATCCCGCCTTGGTTTCAGGATTCAGCAAAATTTCGCGCAAAGCTTCTCCGACAGGCGTACCGCCCGGCTCGCGGGTGAACAATACGGGAAGGTCGCGGGATTCGAACCATTGGCGGATAACGGCAAGATTGGTCGATTTGCCCGCGCCGTCTATGCCGTCCAGAGTGATGAATTTGGGTTTCATAAGGTCAATTTTATTGAGAGAACAGATGTTCAAAAGGTCGTCTGAAAGCGAGATTATAAATGCTTTCAGACGACCTTGCCTTTTAATGCGGCGTTTCCCGCATATGGTTCCGACATTTCCGGGTTTTCAAATCAATGCAATTTCAAAACCCCGCAAACCTTGAATACTGCCTTCAGACGACCTTTTATCCTTTTAATCAACCGATAAAGCCTTTCACTTTGCAAAAAACAACAAAAATAATACAAAAATTTACAAAAAACACAGGAACTTATAAAATATAAAACAATAACAGTTGCAACAATAATCACAAATCATAATAATGTCATATATACCGTTCAGGCGTAAAAGCCTGCTGTATAAGCGTTACACAGAAAATATTACGGAGACTATGTCAATACACATCTAAACTCACATACAGAGACCTTTGCAAAAAAGCCCTTTCCCCGACAGCCGAAACCCAAACACAGGTTTTCGGCTGTTTCTGCCACTAATTGCTCCTGATTTTACCCAAATACCCCCTTAATCCTCCCCGGACGCCCCATAATCAGGCATCCGGGCCACCTTTTAGGCAGCAACAGGCACACTTAGCCTGTTAGCCGCTTTCAACAGGTTCAAACACATCGCCTTCAGATGGCTTTGCGCACTCACTTTAATCAGTCCGAAATAGGCTGCCCGGGCGTAGCGGAATTTACGGTGCAGCGTACCGAAGCTTTGTTCGACCACATAACGGGTTTTCGACAAATATCGGTTGCGTTTGGTTTGCGCTTCCGTCAGCGGACGGTTGCGGTGGGCTTTGCGCATAATGCCGTCCAGCAACTGGCGCTCTTTCAGATGTTGCCGGTTTTCCGCACTGTCGTAGCCTTTGTCGGCATAGACGGTCGTACCTTCGGCTATACCTTCCAGCAAAGGCGACAGGTGGTTGCACTCATGGGTATTGGCGGGGGTGATGTGCAGTTTCTCGATATAGCCTTCCTCATCGGTACGGGTATGTTGTTTGTAACCGAGTCTGTATAAACCGTTTTTCTTTGTCCAACGAGCATCTTTATCTTTACTCGGTGTGGTTTGGCTGCTGACTTGTCCTTCCTCGTCAACTTCTATGGCCTGACGCTGTTTGCTGCCGGCGGTTTGAATAATGGTGGCGTCAATGACGGCGGCGGATGCTTTCTCTATTTTTAGGCCTTTTGCGGTCAGTTGGCGGTTAATCAGTTCCAGCAATTCGGACAGGGTGTCGTCTTGCGCCAGCCAGTTGCGGTAGCGGCATAAGGTGCTGTAATCGGGGATGCTCAACTCGTCAAAACGGCAAAACAGGTTGAAATCGATGCGGGTGATGAGGCTGTGTTCGAGTTCGGGATCGGAGAGGCTGTGCCATTGTCCGAGCAGGACGGCTTTGAACATGGACAACAGGGAATAGGCGGGACGGCCGCGGTGGTCTCGGACGTAACGGGTTCTTTGACGATTCAGGTACTGCTCGATCGGCTGCCAATCAATCACCTGATCCAACTTCAATAGTGGGAAGCGGTCGATGTGTTTGGCAATCATGGCTTGTGCGGTTTGCTGGAAGAAGGTGCTCATGGAAAATCCCCTAAATGTCTTGATGGGAATTTAGGGGATTTTGGGGAATTTTGCAAAGGTCTCATACAAGGATAAATTCCGATGAAAACCCGTTTTACTTTAACTTCTCTTGCCCTGGCTTCTCTTATGATGATGGGCAATACTGCAATGGCAGCGCCGATCAACAGCGGCACTTCAGATTTCTTCAATGTTAAATTGACATTGACCGGCTCCTGCGAAACCTTCGTCGTAAATCATGGTCAGGCAACTCCAATTGCTTCTGCTGCCGATCCAATTGCAGGAGCAGATATTGATTTTGGTGAACATAAAGCTCAAAAAAACAGCGCTGAATTAACAGGCAACAACTCAGGCAATACAACACAAGGTATCCAGGTTAATTGCAGTAAAAATACCGTATTCAAAGTACATTTAGAACCTCAAAATCACCAAAGTGCAGACGGCAGTGGCAAGCTGAAAGGTTTATTAGGCACCTCCAATACAGACGAAATCGAGTATCAACTTTACAAACCAGAAATTACCGGAGTTGGTCTCAATGAAACAATTGGCGGAATTTCAGCTATTAAGTGGGGCAAAGAACAAAACTCTCTCTCTGACTGGTAAAGGCTTGGATACACCCATCATGCTTCCTGTATTTGCAAAAATCCCACAAGATAAATTGTCCGACAAAACCCCCGACACCTACCAAGACCGCGTAAAAGTAACCCTGACCTACTAATCCGGTTTACTCCCTCAAAACAAAACAACTAAAAAATCCTCATGCAAAAAGCAATCAGCACACTTGTCGGTATGCTGACGGCGGCAGCGGTTTTACCAAACCATGCCGCCGGTTTGCAAGTCAGTCCGACATCGCTTTCCCTGCCCGCCAAACAGCGGGCGGGCATTTTTACTTTGGGAAACAAGGGCGCAGAGCCGTTGACGGCACAAGTGCGCGTATTCCGCTGGACGCAGGACGCAAACGGCGGTGAAGTGCTCGAACCTACCGATGCCGTCATTGCCAGCCCGCCCATGGTCAAACTGGAAACGGGTGCGCAGCAGCAGTTCCGCGTGATGCGCGTCAAACCGTCCGACAAACAGGCTGAAGAAGCCTACCGCCTGATTGTGGACGAGCTGCCCGCTCCCAATGCGAAACCGCAAAAAGGTATCCAGTTGGTGATGCGCTATTCGCTGCCGCTGTTTGTCAACGTTCAAAACAATGCCGAACCGAAGCTGCAATGGCGTGCTGAAAAAGCCGCGAACGGCAAAACGGTTTTGGTTGCCGAAAATACAGGCAACGCCCATGCGCAACTGAGCAATATTACGTTTCAGACGACCTCTGCCAAAGACGCATTGACGCTGGCAAGCGGTCTGGCGGGCTACGTCCTCCCGGGCAACACTTGGAAACGCGAGCTGGAAGTTTCCCCCGCTTCTTTGAACCAAGGTCGTCTGAATGCCACGGTAAACGGTATGCCGATCCAAACGGAGGTACGGTTTGCCGCCCCATGACCTAAGGACACGGCTTACGCGGCTGAGTACCGCGCTGATGCTGT is from Neisseria sicca and encodes:
- a CDS encoding IS5 family transposase — its product is MSTFFQQTAQAMIAKHIDRFPLLKLDQVIDWQPIEQYLNRQRTRYVRDHRGRPAYSLLSMFKAVLLGQWHSLSDPELEHSLITRIDFNLFCRFDELSIPDYSTLCRYRNWLAQDDTLSELLELINRQLTAKGLKIEKASAAVIDATIIQTAGSKQRQAIEVDEEGQVSSQTTPSKDKDARWTKKNGLYRLGYKQHTRTDEEGYIEKLHITPANTHECNHLSPLLEGIAEGTTVYADKGYDSAENRQHLKERQLLDGIMRKAHRNRPLTEAQTKRNRYLSKTRYVVEQSFGTLHRKFRYARAAYFGLIKVSAQSHLKAMCLNLLKAANRLSVPVAA
- a CDS encoding malic enzyme-like NAD(P)-binding protein, whose protein sequence is MENSLKEAALKFHEFPVPGKVSVTPTKSLATSKDLALAYSPGVAAPCMEIHADPQNAYKYTAKGNLVAVISNGTAVLGLGDIGALAGKPVMEGKGVLFKKFAGVDVFDIEIDEKDPQKLVDIIAALEPTFGGINLEDIKAPECFYVERELRKRCKIPVFHDDQHGTAIITAAAVLNALRYTGRKIEEATLVCSGAGAAAIACLNQLLDLGLKRENVTVCDSKGVIYKTREDKDRMDESKQFYAIEDNGQRVLADAVKGKDIFLGLSGANLLTPEMLNTMNAKPIVFAMANPNPEILPPLAKETRPDVVIGTGRSDFPNQVNNVLCFPFIFRGALDVGATTINEEMKRACVYALADLAMEEVTEEVVAAYGKKFEFGAEYLIPTPFDSRLLPRVASATAKAAMESGVATRPIADLEAYAAKLSEWKL
- the tmk gene encoding dTMP kinase, which translates into the protein MKPKFITLDGIDGAGKSTNLAVIRQWFESRDLPVLFTREPGGTPVGEALREILLNPETKAGLRAETLMMFAARQQHLEDVILPALADGIHVVSDRFTDATFAYQGGGRGVPLQDIETLENWVQGGFGPDLTLLLDVPLEVSMARIGQTREKDRFEQEKADFFTRVRAVYLERAAAHPERYAIIDSNRSLEEVRADIEHALARSFGIDI
- a CDS encoding fimbrial biogenesis chaperone, with protein sequence MQKAISTLVGMLTAAAVLPNHAAGLQVSPTSLSLPAKQRAGIFTLGNKGAEPLTAQVRVFRWTQDANGGEVLEPTDAVIASPPMVKLETGAQQQFRVMRVKPSDKQAEEAYRLIVDELPAPNAKPQKGIQLVMRYSLPLFVNVQNNAEPKLQWRAEKAANGKTVLVAENTGNAHAQLSNITFQTTSAKDALTLASGLAGYVLPGNTWKRELEVSPASLNQGRLNATVNGMPIQTEVRFAAP
- a CDS encoding spore coat protein U domain-containing protein, which encodes MKTRFTLTSLALASLMMMGNTAMAAPINSGTSDFFNVKLTLTGSCETFVVNHGQATPIASAADPIAGADIDFGEHKAQKNSAELTGNNSGNTTQGIQVNCSKNTVFKVHLEPQNHQSADGSGKLKGLLGTSNTDEIEYQLYKPEITGVGLNETIGGISAIKWGKEQNSLSDW